The following are encoded in a window of Tolypothrix sp. PCC 7712 genomic DNA:
- a CDS encoding plasmid pRiA4b ORF-3 family protein, with protein sequence MSDSDQLVIYQLHIFILGISPMIWRRVKIRSDSTIADLHYIIQIAMGWTDSHLHRFIISVCQYSQHRCWKHCGDRTVKTQANKNTLTIIGFPNIHII encoded by the coding sequence ATGAGCGATTCTGACCAACTTGTTATCTACCAGCTTCATATTTTTATCTTGGGCATCAGCCCCATGATTTGGCGTAGAGTCAAAATCCGCAGCGACAGCACAATCGCCGATTTACACTACATCATCCAGATAGCAATGGGATGGACAGATTCCCACTTACATCGTTTCATAATCAGTGTTTGTCAATATTCACAGCATAGGTGTTGGAAACACTGTGGCGATCGCACTGTGAAAACTCAAGCCAACAAAAACACTTTAACAATTATTGGATTTCCAAACATTCATATCATTTAA
- a CDS encoding IS66 family transposase: MRFQNYKRDVLRFLTEPDVPFTNNQAERDLRR; encoded by the coding sequence TTGCGTTTTCAAAATTACAAACGGGATGTTTTACGGTTTCTCACAGAACCGGATGTTCCATTTACTAATAACCAAGCTGAACGTGACTTGCGAAGATGA
- a CDS encoding tyrosine-type recombinase/integrase yields MIESAESLPPIKLIPIEDARVNREAGGSKRTTLKTPPTDIRWVKVLEFLRSNNLAPNSRKLYERELKRFLGWTQLHYHEMRSRHIGLYKQYLMEEVFTDAGKPLSKSSINAGLAAIKSFFKWLSLTYPEMMTTNPTQGVKLEKVPLPPAQSLTAEQMESVWSALEYLGETKVRDTALVHILSHGLRAGEVVNLNVGSFDGKLLFLPDTKTAQPRLVPLRKESREVLVEYLQWREAQGEVLTSLSPLMISHHPSYLGERLSYHGIYFAVEKIGELASIEDLHPHQFRHTYATDLLLLGVDPTHARKLTGHTSEKAFRRYTLRSEQEAAISAYYRAIGEEEVE; encoded by the coding sequence ATGATAGAGAGCGCAGAATCTTTACCACCGATTAAATTAATTCCGATTGAAGATGCCAGAGTTAATAGAGAGGCAGGAGGTAGTAAAAGGACTACTTTAAAAACCCCACCAACTGATATTAGGTGGGTGAAAGTATTGGAATTTTTACGCAGTAACAATCTTGCGCCCAACAGCCGCAAGCTATATGAACGCGAACTCAAAAGGTTTTTGGGATGGACGCAGTTGCACTATCATGAGATGCGATCGCGTCACATAGGGCTGTATAAACAGTATTTGATGGAAGAAGTGTTTACAGACGCAGGTAAACCACTTTCCAAAAGCAGTATTAATGCTGGATTGGCAGCTATCAAGAGTTTCTTCAAGTGGTTGAGTCTCACCTACCCAGAGATGATGACTACAAATCCCACACAGGGGGTAAAGTTGGAAAAAGTACCTCTGCCACCTGCTCAAAGTTTAACAGCAGAACAGATGGAATCAGTGTGGTCAGCTTTGGAATATTTAGGCGAAACAAAGGTTCGGGATACTGCACTGGTTCATATTCTCAGTCATGGACTCCGCGCTGGGGAAGTGGTGAATTTAAATGTCGGGTCATTTGATGGTAAGTTGCTGTTTTTACCTGACACAAAGACCGCCCAACCTCGCTTGGTACCTTTAAGAAAAGAAAGTAGAGAGGTACTGGTAGAGTATTTGCAATGGCGAGAGGCGCAGGGGGAAGTTTTAACTAGCCTCAGTCCACTGATGATTTCGCACCATCCATCATATCTTGGAGAACGCCTTTCTTATCACGGTATTTACTTTGCTGTGGAGAAAATTGGGGAATTAGCAAGCATTGAAGACTTGCATCCTCATCAATTCCGTCATACTTATGCTACTGATTTGTTGTTACTAGGTGTAGACCCGACTCATGCCCGGAAACTCACAGGACATACTAGCGAGAAAGCATTTCGACGGTATACGCTTCGTAGTGAACAAGAAGCCGCAATCTCTGCTTACTATCGAGCTATCGGCGAAGAGGAAGTGGAGTAG
- a CDS encoding HNH endonuclease yields MTSNSISTELRKLVISRASGRCEYCLIHQDYSIYTHEVDHIIAVKHGGETAAENLALSCLSCNRHKGSDFATIDVATGEIVPLFNPRRQTWDEHFYFDKARIEGRTQIGKATAKLLQFNIPNRVLQRQVLMSQQQYP; encoded by the coding sequence ATGACATCTAATTCAATTTCTACAGAACTTAGGAAGCTGGTCATAAGTAGAGCTTCAGGACGCTGTGAATATTGTTTAATTCATCAGGATTATTCAATTTATACTCATGAAGTAGATCATATTATTGCTGTGAAACATGGAGGAGAAACTGCGGCTGAAAATTTAGCGCTTTCATGCCTATCATGCAATCGTCATAAAGGTTCTGATTTCGCTACTATCGATGTAGCTACAGGAGAAATTGTCCCATTATTTAACCCACGTCGTCAAACTTGGGATGAACATTTCTATTTTGATAAAGCGAGAATTGAGGGAAGAACTCAGATTGGAAAAGCTACTGCAAAATTACTTCAGTTCAATATTCCCAATCGTGTGCTGCAAAGGCAAGTATTAATGAGCCAACAACAATATCCGTAA
- a CDS encoding TniQ family protein: MSVNYYTEDEFWALEKPTIPERSQLFPLEPIGVGTLYVESLSGYIARLADCHTITTGELVLSKVIPLMRHKRSSVSSINIINHLFRDQDFFTSTNEKRIDIATTLIQALKELTWRQDLSCLWPLKWASIFFEFSILRLHQAWCPVCYDHWFVNNRVIYNPLLWLVNTIEECPEHDHQPLIEECPHCHEKFPPLSRYSRPGYCSICHLWLGSQKLNQLANEQTHSVDFWRQLLITPMHSHQSNKLVWQCMWFDDVDDLAANTPSDFLPPINEN; encoded by the coding sequence ATGTCAGTTAATTATTATACCGAAGATGAGTTTTGGGCTCTAGAAAAACCAACAATTCCAGAACGCTCTCAATTATTCCCACTCGAACCAATCGGTGTCGGTACGCTCTATGTCGAAAGCTTGAGTGGATATATTGCTCGCCTTGCCGACTGTCACACGATAACTACCGGAGAACTAGTTTTATCAAAAGTTATTCCATTGATGAGGCATAAAAGAAGCAGTGTTAGTTCTATAAACATCATTAATCATTTATTTAGAGATCAAGATTTTTTCACCTCTACCAACGAAAAAAGAATTGACATTGCTACCACTCTAATTCAAGCTCTAAAAGAATTGACCTGGCGTCAAGATTTATCTTGTTTATGGCCATTAAAATGGGCCAGCATTTTTTTCGAGTTTAGCATTTTGCGTTTGCATCAAGCTTGGTGTCCCGTATGTTATGACCACTGGTTTGTCAACAATCGAGTCATCTACAATCCACTGTTATGGTTAGTTAACACAATTGAGGAATGCCCTGAGCATGACCATCAGCCCTTGATTGAGGAATGCCCTCACTGTCACGAAAAATTTCCACCATTATCCAGGTATTCTCGTCCAGGGTATTGCTCAATCTGTCATCTGTGGTTAGGTAGCCAGAAACTCAACCAACTAGCCAATGAACAAACTCACAGCGTTGATTTTTGGCGACAGCTTTTGATTACTCCTATGCACTCTCATCAAAGCAACAAGCTTGTCTGGCAGTGTATGTGGTTTGATGATGTCGATGATTTGGCTGCCAATACGCCCTCTGATTTCCTGCCACCCATAAATGAGAACTAA
- a CDS encoding AAA family ATPase — translation MAVKHNRPFPQELLKQSLTERLNYFQGITIGHLRLKQALETLLLNLQQPTDICVFFVVGPAGVGKTTLRLRAEKLLMEGALASMKNHIYQIPVAGIEAIANEGGKFNYKDYYLRVLECLEKISFDSIATNSSLNYQNYSGFLSTTYFASKSSDTVRRALEKSMRHHKLTALMIDEAQHLLMVAGGKQMLHQMNWIKSLANITGVVHILFGTYDLLNCCHLSGQVSRRSDDIHLPRYSTDNKEDIAEFMRIIRTFQAHLPLLEEPCLVEQYEYLLDYSSGSVGLLKTWLTKALRNALAENATTLNIKYIQQNEYSKARRQQIEQEAQAGEKRWRNDVAPVALSLTNEDVKQPSQAKGRVGKRQAKRDTVGINLDVS, via the coding sequence ATGGCAGTAAAACATAACCGTCCATTTCCACAAGAACTCCTGAAACAATCATTAACCGAACGGTTGAACTATTTTCAAGGAATTACAATTGGACACTTACGATTAAAACAAGCTTTAGAGACTTTATTGCTCAACCTTCAACAACCAACAGATATTTGTGTTTTCTTTGTTGTTGGCCCAGCAGGAGTAGGTAAGACCACTTTACGACTAAGGGCTGAAAAACTGTTGATGGAAGGTGCATTAGCATCTATGAAAAATCATATTTATCAAATTCCAGTTGCAGGTATTGAGGCAATTGCTAATGAAGGAGGAAAATTTAATTATAAAGATTACTACCTCCGCGTTTTAGAATGTTTAGAAAAAATTTCTTTTGATTCAATTGCTACAAATAGTTCATTAAATTATCAAAATTATTCAGGGTTTCTTTCTACTACATACTTTGCTTCTAAAAGTTCCGATACGGTGCGTCGTGCTTTAGAAAAATCTATGCGGCACCATAAATTAACAGCATTGATGATAGACGAAGCCCAACATTTGCTGATGGTTGCTGGGGGAAAGCAAATGTTACATCAGATGAATTGGATAAAATCTCTTGCCAACATCACTGGTGTTGTACATATTTTATTTGGTACTTATGATTTACTTAACTGTTGTCACCTCAGTGGTCAAGTTAGCCGACGCAGCGATGATATACATTTACCTCGTTACTCAACAGATAACAAAGAAGATATAGCTGAGTTTATGCGGATTATCAGAACATTTCAGGCGCATTTACCTTTGCTTGAAGAGCCCTGCTTGGTAGAACAATATGAATATCTGTTGGATTATTCATCTGGTAGTGTTGGTCTTCTTAAAACTTGGTTAACAAAAGCTTTACGAAATGCTTTGGCAGAGAATGCAACAACCCTCAACATAAAGTATATTCAACAAAATGAATACTCAAAAGCACGGCGGCAGCAAATAGAACAGGAAGCACAAGCTGGAGAGAAGCGATGGCGCAACGATGTTGCTCCCGTAGCACTTAGTTTGACCAATGAAGATGTGAAGCAACCATCTCAAGCGAAAGGTCGTGTGGGAAAACGTCAGGCTAAAAGAGATACCGTAGGAATTAATCTTGATGTCAGTTAA
- a CDS encoding TnsA endonuclease N-terminal domain-containing protein codes for MLSDREFEDWCRRLCLPETTKELVQKIRNSEPVRKVGGGAKNVCGSYPSRKMGKTIQFESHKVELPAIVEYENDEDVLEYYDQPIRLSLSFHSLSGRCVVTSHTPDFWVMRRNSAGFEEWKASERLKILARKQPTRYQQSEEGRWHAPPAEMKVQAMGLYYYLRTDLEINWIAYQNYQFLQGYFNQENTVKKEVRKTVVECINANPGVTLKELLESTNTDWADDIYALIGTKQIYVDLKAVALNEPEKVHLFSSQEMASTYDLIIAQKTSARIASGQRIDVAIGSTLVWDGKSWCVIQIGDTKIALQSENELIGLTHANFDALIAQKEIIHIQPLSAKTTDIWEQIKCASSEDLAVANYRYKVIEPYLHGSPPINSSVPERTVRSWKSKYHQALNNYGWGYIGLLPNRGKKGNRVDRFSPDTWEFIDQIIEQHYENLKQRGKLATYGILVREWEKAGKTDPCPSRITFCKRINQREKVGQTRHRQGSRAAYQKSPFYHELTLSTPIHGSRPFEICHIDHTELDIELVCSRTGRPLGRPWATILIDAFSRRIFAIYLTFDPPSYRSCMMVLRICVQRFGRFPETLVMDNGVEFGSIYFETLLAAFSCTKKQRPSASPRFGSLIERFFGTSNTEFFYNLKGNTQITKQVRLVNKTNNPKVQAVWTLPELYEYFCKYAYVIYDSREHPALGMSPNAAFTKGVNQSGMRYGQKILDDENFKIFTLPSTAKGSAKVIPRLGIKINYIYYWSIDDSFLNPEVESTQVQVRYDPFDVGTAYAYVKGNWVRCISEYYSSLQGHSEKEIRLISIELRQQKNQYNQKIAIRAKELAQYLESAEAQEVLQTQRLHDLAATDLRDLIYKNGRKQTSSTLTQCPVDSDEAISTEEVSQTHQLNTSAIELGKIQAYSQEELWQ; via the coding sequence ATGCTCAGCGACCGAGAGTTTGAAGACTGGTGTCGCCGCCTTTGTTTACCAGAGACGACAAAAGAGCTAGTGCAAAAAATCCGGAATTCAGAACCTGTGAGGAAGGTAGGTGGCGGAGCGAAAAATGTTTGCGGCAGTTATCCAAGTCGCAAAATGGGGAAAACGATTCAGTTTGAATCTCATAAAGTAGAACTGCCGGCGATCGTAGAGTACGAAAATGATGAAGATGTATTAGAGTACTATGACCAGCCAATTCGTCTAAGTTTATCTTTTCATTCCCTGAGCGGACGTTGTGTGGTGACATCTCATACTCCGGATTTTTGGGTAATGAGGCGTAATAGTGCGGGATTTGAAGAATGGAAAGCTAGTGAGCGGCTCAAAATACTAGCCAGAAAACAACCTACACGCTATCAGCAAAGCGAAGAAGGTCGTTGGCACGCGCCACCAGCAGAAATGAAAGTTCAAGCAATGGGACTGTACTATTATTTACGTACAGATCTTGAAATCAACTGGATTGCTTACCAGAACTATCAGTTTCTTCAAGGTTATTTCAACCAAGAAAATACAGTTAAAAAAGAGGTAAGAAAAACAGTTGTTGAGTGTATTAATGCCAATCCTGGAGTAACCCTCAAAGAACTACTAGAATCAACAAATACCGATTGGGCAGATGATATCTATGCCTTGATTGGAACAAAGCAAATATATGTAGACCTGAAAGCAGTAGCTTTGAATGAGCCAGAAAAAGTTCATCTTTTCAGTAGCCAAGAAATGGCATCAACTTATGATCTAATCATTGCTCAAAAGACTTCTGCTCGTATCGCCAGTGGACAACGAATTGATGTGGCAATTGGTTCAACGCTGGTTTGGGATGGTAAAAGTTGGTGTGTAATTCAAATCGGAGACACAAAGATTGCGCTTCAAAGCGAAAATGAACTGATTGGGTTAACTCATGCAAACTTTGATGCACTAATTGCACAAAAAGAAATCATTCATATTCAACCATTATCTGCAAAAACAACAGACATTTGGGAACAGATCAAATGCGCTAGTTCTGAGGATTTAGCAGTAGCTAATTACCGCTATAAAGTTATTGAACCATATTTACATGGCAGTCCGCCAATTAATAGTTCTGTACCTGAGCGGACAGTTCGTAGCTGGAAATCCAAATATCATCAGGCTCTGAATAATTATGGCTGGGGCTATATTGGCTTACTACCCAATCGTGGCAAGAAAGGGAACAGGGTAGATCGCTTTTCACCCGATACTTGGGAGTTTATTGACCAAATTATTGAACAGCACTATGAGAACCTCAAACAGCGAGGAAAACTAGCAACTTACGGTATTCTGGTTAGAGAATGGGAAAAAGCTGGAAAAACAGACCCTTGCCCTAGCCGGATCACTTTCTGTAAACGCATTAATCAACGAGAGAAAGTAGGACAAACTCGCCATAGGCAAGGGTCAAGAGCCGCTTACCAAAAGAGTCCTTTTTATCACGAATTAACGCTCTCCACCCCTATTCACGGGAGTCGGCCATTTGAAATCTGCCACATTGATCATACAGAATTAGATATCGAGTTAGTTTGTTCGCGCACTGGGCGCCCTTTAGGCCGACCTTGGGCAACTATTCTCATTGATGCTTTCTCACGTCGTATTTTCGCAATCTATTTAACATTTGACCCGCCATCGTATCGTTCCTGCATGATGGTATTGCGAATTTGTGTGCAGAGATTTGGCCGCTTTCCAGAAACATTAGTAATGGATAATGGTGTAGAGTTTGGCAGTATTTACTTTGAAACACTTCTAGCTGCCTTTAGTTGCACAAAAAAACAAAGACCATCTGCTAGTCCTAGATTTGGTTCACTCATTGAAAGATTTTTCGGCACAAGTAACACAGAATTTTTTTACAACCTTAAAGGCAATACTCAAATTACTAAACAAGTACGCTTGGTAAATAAAACAAATAACCCAAAAGTACAAGCTGTCTGGACATTGCCAGAATTATATGAATATTTTTGTAAATATGCTTATGTAATTTATGACAGTAGAGAGCATCCGGCACTGGGAATGTCTCCCAATGCTGCATTTACAAAAGGTGTGAATCAGAGTGGGATGCGCTATGGACAAAAAATTTTAGATGATGAAAACTTTAAAATTTTTACTTTGCCCTCAACTGCAAAGGGAAGTGCAAAAGTAATACCAAGACTCGGGATAAAAATTAATTATATCTATTATTGGTCAATTGATGATTCATTTCTTAACCCTGAAGTTGAAAGTACTCAAGTACAAGTTAGATATGATCCATTTGATGTAGGAACTGCTTATGCGTATGTCAAAGGTAATTGGGTACGCTGTATATCTGAATATTATTCATCCTTACAAGGTCATTCTGAAAAAGAAATTCGACTGATAAGTATTGAATTACGACAGCAAAAAAATCAGTATAATCAAAAAATAGCAATTAGAGCTAAAGAACTTGCACAGTATTTAGAATCAGCAGAAGCTCAAGAAGTTTTACAGACACAAAGACTTCATGATTTAGCTGCAACTGATTTGCGAGACTTAATATATAAAAATGGTAGGAAACAAACATCCTCTACTCTTACTCAGTGTCCAGTTGATAGTGATGAAGCTATTAGTACAGAAGAAGTATCACAAACACATCAATTAAATACTTCAGCAATAGAATTAGGAAAAATTCAAGCTTACTCTCAAGAGGAGTTATGGCAGTAA
- a CDS encoding Mu transposase C-terminal domain-containing protein, translated as MTKIQFCQEYGINISPTEWPCHHLPDAILGDRGELAGMAVETLIPNLNVRIENAAPYRADWKGLVERYFRTIHGHVKPFLPGYIDTDFRQRGGRDYRLDSRVDIDQFTEIIIHLIRYHNNHHYLSSYDREEMMITDNVNPIPIELWNWGIENRSGRLRTFPEDIVKLNLMPSNKATITARGIKFKGMYYSCDKALKEFWFEKARSNLLSKSEKLLDISYDYRQPNFIYVRSPDGRDFEKCFLLEPSERYSQKNIHDIEYLQAYEKWLYQKSQSNELQAGVDLISDIESVVNRANVLASVTVDEHLSNTQKVSGIKENRASEKAKRRDDEGFELAKTETSILTTVLPTTNSDSPENKSLQPDHLELLKKKRQERFNEHRE; from the coding sequence GTGACAAAAATACAGTTTTGTCAGGAATATGGCATTAATATTTCCCCTACAGAATGGCCTTGTCACCATCTACCAGATGCAATTTTGGGCGACCGGGGGGAACTTGCAGGAATGGCAGTAGAGACATTAATTCCGAATCTGAATGTCCGGATTGAAAATGCTGCGCCTTACCGTGCAGATTGGAAGGGTTTAGTAGAGAGATACTTCCGTACCATTCATGGTCATGTCAAACCATTTTTACCTGGTTATATAGACACAGATTTTAGACAAAGAGGTGGGCGAGACTATCGTCTTGATAGCAGGGTTGACATAGACCAGTTTACTGAAATTATTATTCATTTAATTCGCTATCACAATAATCATCACTACTTGAGCAGTTATGATAGGGAAGAAATGATGATTACTGATAATGTCAATCCCATACCTATAGAATTATGGAATTGGGGCATAGAAAATCGTTCTGGTAGACTCAGGACTTTTCCTGAAGATATCGTCAAGCTAAATTTGATGCCAAGTAATAAAGCGACCATCACCGCTCGCGGTATCAAATTTAAGGGAATGTACTACAGTTGTGATAAAGCATTAAAAGAGTTCTGGTTTGAGAAAGCTAGAAGTAATTTGCTTTCTAAGTCAGAGAAATTATTAGATATTTCTTATGACTATCGCCAACCAAATTTTATCTATGTTCGTTCTCCTGATGGTAGAGATTTTGAGAAGTGCTTTCTTTTAGAGCCATCAGAACGTTATTCTCAAAAAAATATACATGACATTGAATATTTGCAGGCTTATGAAAAGTGGCTTTATCAGAAAAGTCAAAGCAATGAACTTCAAGCTGGTGTTGACTTAATTTCTGACATTGAAAGTGTAGTCAACAGAGCTAATGTTTTAGCCTCCGTAACTGTTGATGAGCACCTAAGCAATACTCAAAAAGTTTCTGGTATTAAAGAAAACAGAGCTTCCGAGAAGGCTAAACGACGCGACGACGAAGGGTTCGAGTTAGCTAAGACAGAAACTTCTATTCTGACAACAGTTCTACCGACTACAAATTCTGACTCTCCAGAAAATAAATCATTACAACCTGACCATTTGGAACTTCTAAAGAAGAAACGTCAGGAGCGCTTTAATGAACATAGAGAATGA